From Megalobrama amblycephala isolate DHTTF-2021 linkage group LG8, ASM1881202v1, whole genome shotgun sequence, the proteins below share one genomic window:
- the LOC125273629 gene encoding uncharacterized protein LOC125273629, with protein sequence MVRTGREQQCVMSKELRCRLVRNTVTSMVSILRASQQGEMVRYPPKHEVTAMAIKIVEYYPMLQNKDKTMKHKSIYNNLHKRLQNVRSPLKRQGPTPERGHPKKRIQVDFSSSDREDYDADTSGGSTVILQETPGSSSDDGHTASSDMDSLTTQARHYKTLQEMYKKTKPNQDAVSHILDLEFQARRAFIDSNALKEEERTTKILDAYPCFKELHNVSNTVVFAWLQRRHHCRF encoded by the exons ATGGTCCGCACTGGTAGAGAGCAGCAATGTGTAATGTCGAAAGAGTTGAGATGCAGGCTGGTAAGAAACACGGTCACCAGCATGGTTTCCATCTTGCGCGCAAGTCAGCAGGGAGAGATGGTCCGATACCCTCCAAAACATGAGGTTACTGCAATGGCTATAAAAATAGTGGAGTACTATCCAATGCTGCAGAATAAGGACAAAACTATGAAACAT AAGAGTATTTACAATAATCTCCACAAGAGGCTGCAAAATGTGAGGTCCCCACTAAAGAGACAGGGACCCACACCAGAGAGGGGCCATCCAAAAAAAAGAATTCAAGTTGACTTCTCATCAAGTGACAGAGAAGATTATGATGCAGACACAAGTGGCGGATCGACCGTAATTTTGCAAGAAACACCTGGTAGCAGTTCTGATGATGGCCACACTGCATCAT CAGACATGGATAGCCTGACAACACAGGCCAGACATTATAAAACACTGCAGGAGatgtataaaaaaacaaaacccaaCCAAGATGCTGTCTCCCACATCCTTGACCTTGAGTTTCAAGCGAGACGAGCCTTCATTGACAGTAATGCCCTGAAAGAAGAGGAGAGGACCACAAAGATCCTTGATGCATATCCATGTTTCAAGGAACTTCATAATGTAAGCAATACAGTTGTTTTTGCTTGGTTACAAAGGAGGCATCACTGCAGGTTTTAA